Proteins from a genomic interval of Streptomyces sp. Tu6071:
- a CDS encoding DUF397 domain-containing protein gives MVEEGWVKSSYSNSNGGGCVEWASNIARTQHVVPVRDSKDVSIPGFTVAGAAWGTFVESVK, from the coding sequence ATGGTTGAAGAGGGATGGGTCAAAAGTTCTTACAGCAACTCGAACGGGGGCGGCTGTGTGGAATGGGCTAGCAACATCGCACGCACTCAGCACGTGGTGCCGGTTCGTGACTCCAAGGATGTCAGCATTCCCGGTTTCACCGTGGCTGGGGCAGCGTGGGGCACGTTCGTGGAGTCCGTGAAGTAA
- a CDS encoding helix-turn-helix domain-containing protein, whose product MSDDAKQMFASRLGEARDQSGDTQEGMARLLNMSRRAYGRIEKGEDLAPPNVPPLLDEHFRTGRLFQEFFTLACKEAIPDQYRARMKMESDEATEIKEYADTLVPGLVTTEAYATAFFTEGQRQQPHKIGELMTLRRKRQARLESDDPPYLRILLSETVLLRPVGGGAVMAEQLRFLADRVDLPRISIQVAPLSLGAHPLLGGTLVLMHRGEAPPILWEESTTTGTLIQDPKTVSESLWLYDRLWGMSLSPVESRRLLLQAAKEMEQNHG is encoded by the coding sequence GTGTCCGACGACGCCAAACAGATGTTCGCCTCGCGACTGGGGGAGGCCAGGGACCAGTCCGGGGACACGCAAGAGGGCATGGCACGCCTGTTGAACATGTCCCGACGGGCGTACGGGAGGATTGAGAAGGGTGAGGATCTAGCTCCCCCAAATGTGCCGCCCCTTCTTGACGAACACTTTCGAACAGGAAGGCTTTTCCAAGAGTTCTTCACCCTGGCCTGCAAGGAGGCGATTCCCGACCAATACAGGGCGCGTATGAAAATGGAGTCGGATGAGGCAACCGAGATAAAAGAGTACGCAGATACGCTGGTTCCGGGGCTCGTGACTACCGAAGCGTACGCAACAGCTTTTTTCACTGAGGGGCAGCGGCAGCAACCCCACAAAATCGGCGAGTTGATGACTCTGCGGAGGAAACGACAAGCCAGGCTGGAATCAGACGATCCACCATACCTGAGGATTCTGCTGAGTGAGACCGTTCTACTACGCCCCGTAGGCGGGGGCGCGGTGATGGCCGAGCAACTTCGGTTCCTGGCCGATCGGGTGGACCTTCCCCGGATCAGCATTCAGGTTGCTCCGCTCAGTCTCGGAGCGCACCCCCTGCTAGGCGGCACGCTGGTCCTGATGCACCGTGGTGAGGCGCCTCCGATCCTGTGGGAGGAGTCCACTACCACAGGAACTCTGATCCAAGATCCTAAAACTGTTAGCGAGTCCCTGTGGCTGTATGATCGCCTGTGGGGCATGTCCCTAAGTCCTGTCGAGTCACGGCGGCTGCTACTGCAAGCGGCTAAGGAAATGGAACAGAACCATGGTTGA